One Malus domestica chromosome 11, GDT2T_hap1 genomic region harbors:
- the LOC103447600 gene encoding cationic peroxidase 1-like, which yields MAFISRYIRFCFFVLLFLFRISSAQLSSNYYSTTCPRTLSIVRNAVVNAVVKEHRMGASLLRLHFHDCFVNGCDASVLLDDTANFTGEKTAPPNTNSLRGFELIDTIKSQLEGACPGVVSCADILAIAARDSVVSLGGPSWTVQLGRRDSTTASLSAATSELPSPSLNLNDLITSFSTKGFTTKELVALSGSHTTGQARCLVFRERIHNETNIDSSFATSLKSNCTASSGTDDNLSSLDVTSPFIFDNAYYKNLVNSKGLMHSDQQLFSGGSTDSLVKTYSTTAETFYTDFANAMLKMGSLSPLTGKSGQVRTNCRKIN from the exons ATGGCTTTTATCTCACGCTATATCAGATTCTGCTTCTTTGTGCTTTTATTCCTGTTTAGGATATCGTCTGCCCAATTGTCCTCCAATTACTACTCGACAACGTGCCCTCGAACCCTTTCCATTGTTCGGAATGCAGTTGTTAATGCAGTGGTGAAGGAGCATCGCATGGGGGCATCCTTACTCCGTCTCCATTTCCACGATTGCTTTGTCAAT GGATGTGATGCGTCTGTTCTATTAGATGACACTGCAAATTTTACTGGGGAAAAGACGGCGCCACCAAATACAAACTCATTGAGGGGATTTGAATTGATCGATACCATAAAATCTCAGCTAGAAGGTGCCTGCCCCGGGGTTGTTTCCTGCGCAGATATACTTGCCATTGCAGCTCGCGATTCAGTTGTTTCA TTGGGAGGGCCTTCATGGACGGTTCAGTTGGGCAGAAGGGACTCCACCACAGCAAGTTTAAGTGCTGCAACTAGTGAGCTCCCATCTCCAAGTCTAAATCTTAATGACCTCATCACTTCTTTCTCAACTAAAGGATTTACTACCAAAGAATTGGTAGCTCTCTCGG GATCTCACACAACGGGCCAAGCAAGGTGTCTAGTGTTTCGAGAACGGATACATAATGAGACTAACATCGATTCATCATTTGCTACATCTTTGAAATCAAACTGTACTGCGAGCTCGGGGACTGATGACAACCTTTCTTCACTAGACGTCACAAGCCCTTTCATCTTCGATAATGCTTATTATAAGAACCTGGTGAATAGCAAGGGTCTAATGCATTCTGATCAGCAGCTTTTCAGTGGTGGCTCAACAGATTCTCTGGTTAAAACTTATAGCACCACTGCCGAAACTTTTTATACAGATTTTGCAAATGCCATGCTGAAAATGGGGAGCCTTAGCCCGCTTACGGGAAAGAGTGGTCAAGTTCGTACCAACTGTCGCAAAATAAACTGA
- the LOC103422656 gene encoding peroxidase RIP1-like produces MAALQSLLVCIVVAVSITVIPTSAQLSADFYNKVCPQALPAIRAVVKQAIFREPRIGASLLRLHFHDCFVNGCDGSILLDDTSSVTGEKTALPNVNSVRGFDVIDDIKKAVDKACNRSVVSCADILAVAARDSVFLLDGPLYQVPLGRRDARTASLSDANRNLPPPFFNFPQLVSNFQAHGLDLTDLVVLSAAHTIGLARCTTFRARIYNDTNIDPSFAASAQQNCPSSGGNDNTLPLDATTRRFDTVYFNSLLKQKGLLHSDQELFKNNGTDSDKLVFKYSRNPFAFARDFSASMIKMGNLKPLTGNDGEVRLNCRKIN; encoded by the exons ATGGCTGCCCTTCAATCTTTACTAGTATGTATTGTAGTGGCAGTTTCCATTACCGTAATACCAACGTCTGCACAACTAAGTGCTGATTTCTACAACAAAGTGTGCCCTCAGGCACTACCAGCCATTAGAGCAGTTGTCAAGCAGGCCATCTTTCGTGAGCCGCGAATCGGAGCCTCTCTACTCCGCCTTCACTTCCATGACTGCTTTGTTAAT GGCTGTGATGGATCAATTCTACTTGATGACACTTCGAGCGTCACTGGTGAGAAGACAGCTCTCCCAAATGTGAATTCAGTGAGGGGATTCGACGTAATTGATGATATAAAAAAGGCCGTGGACAAAGCTTGCAACCGCAGCGTGGTCTCATGTGCTGATATATTAGCAGTTGCAGCTCGTGATTCTGTGTTCCTT CTGGATGGACCTCTTTACCAAGTCCCGTTAGGAAGAAGAGATGCAAGAACTGCAAGCTTGAGTGATGCAAATAGAAATCTTCCACCCCCATTTTTCAACTTCCCGCAGCTTGTCTCTAACTTCCAAGCTCATGGTCTGGACCTAACAGACTTAGTTGTCCTCTCAGCCGCCCACACCATTGGACTAGCTCGGTGCACCACCTTCCGGGCCAGAATTTACAATGACACCAACATAGACCCCAGCTTCGCAGCCTCAGCGCAACAAAATTGCCCATCAAGTGGAGGAAATGACAATACATTGCCACTAGATGCAACTACAAGGAGATTTGATACCGTCTACTTTAATTCCTTGTTGAAACAAAAGGGTCTCCTACATTCTGATCAAGAGCTATTTAAGAATAATGGCACGGATAGTGATAAGCTGGTGTTTAAATACAGCAGGAACCCATTTGCTTTTGCTAGAGACTTTTCAGCCTCTATGATCAAGATGGGTAACCTCAAGCCTCTTACTGGGAATGATGGAGAAGTAAGATTGAACTGTCGGAAAATCAATTAG
- the LOC103447307 gene encoding peroxidase RIP1-like produces MAPLQSFLVCIAVVVSITVIPTSAQLSAGFYNRVCPQALPAIRRVVKQAIFREPRIGASLLRLHFHDCFVNGCDGSILLDDTSSFTGEKTAFPNVNSVRGFDVIDDIKNAVDKACKRSVVSCADILAVAARDSVFLLGGPLYQVPLGRRDARTASLNDANRNLPPPIFNFPQLLSNFQAHGLDLTDLVVLSAAHTIGLARCTTFRARIYNDTNIDPSFAASAQQNCPSSGGNDNTLPLDATTRRFDTVYFNSLLKQKGLLHSDQELYKNNGTDSDKLVFKYSRNPFAFARDFSASMIKMGNIKPLTGNDGELRLNCRKIN; encoded by the exons ATGGCTCCCCTTCAATCTTTCCTAGTATGTATTGCAGTGGTAGTTTCCATTACTGTAATACCAACGTCTGCACAACTAAGTGCTGGTTTCTACAACAGAGTGTGCCCTCAGGCACTACCAGCCATTAGAAGAGTTGTCAAGCAGGCCATCTTTCGCGAGCCACGAATCGGAGCCTCTCTACTCCGCCTTCACTTCCATGACTGCTTTGTTAAT GGCTGTGATGGATCAATTCTACTTGATGACACTTCGAGCTTCACTGGTGAGAAGACAGCTTTCCCAAATGTGAATTCAGTAAGGGGATTCGATGTGATCGACGATATAAAAAACGCCGTGGACAAAGCTTGCAAACGCAGTGTGGTCTCATGTGCTGATATATTAGCAGTTGCAGCTCGTGATTCTGTATTCCTT CTGGGTGGACCTCTTTACCAAGTCCCGTTAGGAAGAAGAGATGCAAGAACTGCAAGCTTGAATGATGCAAATAGAAATCTTCCACCCCCAATTTTCAACTTCCCGCAGCTTCTCTCTAACTTCCAAGCTCATGGTCTAGACCTAACAGACTTAGTTGTCCTCTCAGCCGCCCACACCATTGGACTAGCTCGGTGCACCACCTTCCGGGCCAGAATTTACAATGACACCAACATAGACCCCAGCTTCGCAGCCTCAGCGCAACAAAATTGCCCATCAAGTGGAGGAAATGACAATACATTGCCTCTAGATGCAACTACAAGGAGATTTGATACCGTCTACTTTAATTCCTTGTTGAAACAAAAGGGTCTCCTCCATTCTGATCAAGAGCTATATAAGAATAATGGCACCGATAGTGATAAGCTGGTGTTTAAATACAGCAGGAACCCATTTGCTTTTGCTAGAGACTTTTCAGCCTCTATGATCAAGATGGGTAACATCAAGCCTCTTACTGGGAATGATGGAGAATTAAGATTGAACTGTCGGAAAATCAATTAG
- the LOC103447311 gene encoding peroxidase RIP1-like has protein sequence MAILRSFLAIICIVLVAATSMKPTSANLTTHFYTKGCPQALPAIRKAVERAIKREPRMGASLVRLHFHDCFVNGCDESILLDDTSNFTGEKTAVPNANSIRGLNVVDDIKKAVDKACKKSVVSCADILAVAARDSVSILGGPTYKVQLGRRDARTASVNDANRNLPPPFFNFPQLLSNFEAHGLNLKDLVVLSAAHTLGLARCTTFRARIYNDTNIDPQFAALAKKNCPTSGGDDNTRPLDATSKRFDTVYFEALLKSKGLLHSDQELFKGNGSDSDKLVQHYSKNSAAFGKDFANSMIKMGNIKPLTGNEGEVRLDCRKIN, from the exons ATGGCTATTCTCCGATCATTTCTAGCGATCATCTGTATTGTATTGGTTGCTGCCACTAGTATGAAACCAACATCTGCAAATCTAACTACTCATTTCTACACGAAAGGGTGCCCTCAGGCACTACCAGCCATCAGAAAAGCTGTCGAGCGGGCCATCAAACGCGAGCCACGGATGGGGGCCTCTCTAGTTCGCCTGCACTTCCATGACTGCTTTGTTAAT GGGTGTGATGAGTCAATTCTGCTTGATGACACTTCCAACTTCACCGGTGAGAAGACAGCCGTGCCAAATGCGAATTCGATCAGGGGATTAAACGTGGTCGATGATATCAAAAAAGCTGTTGACAAAGCTTGCAAGAAAAGTGTGGTCTCATGCGCAGATATATTAGCAGTTGCAGCTCGTGATTCCGTTTCCATT TTGGGAGGCCCAACTTACAAAGTACAATTGGGAAGAAGGGATGCAAGAACTGCAAGCGTAAATGATGCAAACAGAAATCTTCCTCCTCCATTCTTCAACTTCCCACAGCTTCTCTCAAACTTCGAAGCTCATGGTCTAAACCTAAAAGACTTAGTTGTGCTCTCAGCAGCCCACACCCTTGGACTTGCTCGGTGCACCACCTTCCGTGCCAGGATTTATAACGATACCAATATAGACCCACAATTTGCAGCCTTGGCTAAAAAAAATTGCCCAACAAGTGGAGGAGATGACAACACAAGGCCACTAGATGCAACTTCAAAGAGATTCGATACTGTCTACTTTGAGGCTCTGTTGAAATCAAAGGGTCTCCTCCACTCTGATCAGGAGCTCTTTAAGGGTAATGGTAGCGATAGTGATAAGTTGGTGCAGCATTACAGCAAGAACTCAGCTGCTTTTGGAAAAGACTTCGCAAATTCTATGATCAAGATGGGCAACATCAAGCCTCTCACTGGAAACGAGGGAGAAGTCAGACTGGACTGCAGGAAAATCAACTAG
- the LOC103447310 gene encoding biogenesis of lysosome-related organelles complex 1 subunit 1, whose product MYSQSSLPLAHGAVASSSTFSFSSEPEPGGVEEALLQLVQDHHHASLRLREVTEKAKKDAIKKAARVAELMVDAVNGGVQEAFVNEKRIEHEIRALAATIARFSKQTDHWLSVTHSMNTAIKEIGDFENWMKTMEFDCKSITAAIHNIHQA is encoded by the exons ATGTACTCACAATCGTCTCTTCCACTGGCCCATGGCGCCGTCGCATCGTCGTCCACCTTCTCGTTCTCGTCGGAGCCAGAGCCGGGAGGTGTAGAAGAAGCTCTGCTACAGCTCGTCCAGGATCACCACCACGCCTCCCTCAGACTTCGCGAAGTCACCG AGAAGGCGAAGAAGGACGCGATCAAGAAGGCGGCGCGTGTGGCGGAGCTGATGGTGGATGCGGTGAACGGCGGCGTGCAAGAGGCGTTCGTGAACGAGAAGCGAATCGAGCATGAAATTAGAGCTTTGGCTGCCACCATTGCACGATTCAGCAAACAAACCGATCACTGGCTCTCTGTCACTCATTCTATGAACACTGCCATCAag GAAATTGGAGATTTTGAGAACTGGATGAAGACTATGGAATTTGATTGTAAGAGCATCACTGCAGCTATCCACAATATTCACCAAGCATGA
- the LOC139189389 gene encoding uncharacterized protein produces MALVEVCKQRLQSLRDDDFGDLLHDVEKFCEEHDIVVPNMEDLHFVPGKSRHKAPKITNFHYYRVDLYFQVLNMQLKELNDRFNEVNTELLLCMACLSPVNNFASFDKAKIVRLAYLYPQDFDRIDLMNLPIQLDNYIHDMKIHSEFSLLRGISDLAKELVKIGRCESYMLVFKLLTLAFVLPVATALVERAFSTMKIVKTPLRNKMGDQWLSDSMVVYVERDVFAFIDNEPIMLRFHDMKSRGNNSLSHDQSGSHG; encoded by the exons ATGGCATTAGTGGAAGTATGCAAGCAAAGACTACAATCCTTGAGAGATGATGACTTTGGGGACTTGCTTCATGATGTAGAAAAGTTTTGTGAGGAGCATGATATCGTCGTTCCTAACATGGAGGATTTGCATTTTGTACCTGGAAAATCAAGGCATAAAGCTCCAAAAATCACGAACTTTCATTACTATCGTGTGGACCTCTATTTTCAAGTCCTTAATATGCAGCTAAAGGAATTGAATGATCGCTTCAATGAGGTAAACACCGAGCTGCTTCtttgtatggcatgtttgagtccggtgaataattttgcatcttttgacaAAGCAAAAATTGTTCGTTTAGCCTATCTTTATCCTCAAGATTTTGATCGTATAGACCTCATGAATCTTCCAATTCAACTTGACAATTACATTCATGATATGAAGATACATAGTGAGTTTTCATTATTGAGAGGAATTAGTGATCTTGCAAAAGAGTTAGTGAAGATCGGGAGGTGTGAAAGCTATATGTTAGTGTTTAAACTTCTTACATTGGCTTTTGTGTTACCGGTTGCAACCGCTTTGGTGGAGAGAGCCTTTTCtactatgaagattgtgaaaacaccattgcgtaacaaaatgggagatcaatggttaaGTGATAGCATGGTTGTTTACgttgagagagatgtatttgcttttattgataatgagcctattatgcTACGTTTTCATGACATGAAATCTCGcggcaacaatt CTCTAAGCCATGATCAGTCTGGGAGCCATGGATGA